From the genome of Cololabis saira isolate AMF1-May2022 chromosome 4, fColSai1.1, whole genome shotgun sequence:
AGAGGaagtttaaataataaatacaaatatgccTACCAGAGTAAAAGTTGGTTTGTTTACTAAATCTTTGATAAGTGCACTGACATAATGACGATAAATAAAAAGCTCTTTTTAAAATAGTTTTGTGTAAATGCCAGTTCACTATCTTCATATTTTCATTCAGTGTAATCATTTGTGCATCGTCTCTGTCTTCCAGTTGTTTGGGGAGAGTGCAACCACTCCTTCCACAACTGCTGCATGTCCCTTTGGGTGAAGCAGAACAATCGCTGTCCCCTCTGCCAACAAGACTGGGTGGTTCAGAGAATCGGAAAATAAGCAGCACATCCAGGCGGACTGAACCTTTATGCACCATGGGGTGGTGACGGACTTGTCAGTGATCCTGGCAGTGTGCTGAGCTGTCCTACTATTGCATGTTTCCAGTAGTCCCGGTATGAAGGAGGACAATGGACAAACCTAAAGCTGCACAGATTTGTTGCTGGAGAGATCAAGAGCCATGAAGAGACGGAGAAATTAATGTTGCAGTGTTTGATGACATGTTGGTTATTGTCTGTTGTGGTGTTTGGCACAAAtgtgacttttattttgaaaataaagaatcttgaatggATGTAAATAAAATATGCTTGGTAAACAATTCTTTAATGAGGTTAAAAtattggtggtggtggggggggggtaatacaggtgtgtaactGAATCGTGGGAGTGCACATTGGGCAAGATTTCAAACAATCACTACTTGCCGACAGTTTAAAGTAATAACATGGTTCTGGAAAATCATTAAATTGaccagttttattttcaaattaggaTTTGTTGActgctgttcttttaattaaacATGTTACTCAGTGCAATTCAGTAACCAGAGGGCTGAAACGATCTAGTTTTGATGAGCAAATGAAAGCTGGACAGGTCACAGAATGAACCCACTCACATAAGGCCTTCATAAAATTGCCCATCACACAGTCCCGTTATCCACTGTGCTGCAAGTACTTGATTGTGTGTAGATTACGGTAAACATTTCTCCATTGTCAAGCTTTACTCGGGTATTTGCTCAGATTCATTAAAATTAAGTGATGGCTTAATTTCCTCTTAACTATTCTAACAAATGTTTTAGTGGGATTTCTGCCGTCTCATTCCAGCTTACTCAAAAAACCGAGTGTCTTATACAGGGAGTATTAGCTGAAATAGAATTAGCAGAGTAATCGACTAATGAACTGATGGATGCTTTAGTTCTCGCAACGTCTTTCTCCAGGCTTGTTTTCTGATTATAGATTAGaaattattttacttattaaaaaaaagccaaTAAAATCAGGATGAGTATGGAAGCCATAatttaaaatatgattttgttcaaaagatttttattttttttttattgatctttttagaaaaaaaacatacaatgacaacacggacacaaataatcaaaaatacgaattatgcattatacattttcccttttttttttttttttttttttataaacacacAGAACTAACAGAGTGTTCAAAagatattttatcatttaaatttttatttaagtgatgtgtgataCTTATTACTTAATACTCATATTATTGATGCAGTTATCTTGCAAAAAGCTGAGGCTGAAAGATTTAGCAAATGTTCATCATTTTCTCAATAAGGGATTAAGTGTGGATAATTAATTGAATACTGTGTAACCTCTTTATCTCATTGTTACGACCATAACTTTTTAAGGCCGGACTGATGACCTTATATCACAGTAGCTGTTCAGTTGCAGCACATAGCCACTTTGAATCTCCTAAGAATAGATCAGCCTAAAGCCTCTTAAGTTCAAACCACATAAGTTGCTTTCCCAGTGTGCTGGCTTCGCATAAACGTGCGAAGGCGCTTGGTTAGTAACAAATCCCTGCGGCTCAGTCAGGTGTGGTGCAAGAGATGGAGAACCTTCAGGATGCGGGTGCTGGAGGCGCTAACCTGTGCCTGGGACTTGCAAATGGGTGAACTCAAGTGTTCCTATGTCAGCGGTTACATCCAGCATGGATGACCTGTTGATACTGGACAACTTGGTGGCTAACACGGCCTACATGAAGGCTCAGCAGGGTGATCACAAGGAGTGGAGAGTATCCCTGACACTGCCCAGCCCAAAGAAGacctttcctcctcttccagcaGTGGAGAAGACATACGAGTCGCTCTGTGAGCAGCAGCCTATTGGGAGGAAGCTGTTTCAGCAGTTTCTCCTCACCTCAAACCACCAGTGTGTGGCTGCTGCTGAGTTCCTGCAGGAGCTGGGTGAGTGGAGCTTTGCTGAGGATGGAGCCAAAGATGCGGCCAAAAGGAGGATACTTGCCAAGTTCTGTCGGCCTCAGTCTCCGACCTTCCTGTCCTACCTCACAGGACAAGACACGAAGATGTGCATGGCTTTATCAGACAGAAACCTTGACAATGCGGCGATGGACAAGATAAAAGAGGCAACAAGGAGCTTCTTGAAGGGCAAACCCTTTTTGGAGTATCTGAAAAGCCCCTTCTTTTACAGGTTTCAGCAGTGGAAGGAGTGTGAGAAGGAGAGGGTTACTGACAAATACTTCTATACCTTCAGGATTTTGGGAAGAGGGGGGTTTGGTGAGGTACGTACTAAAGATATCAGCATCTGAATAAGGATGTACAATTAAGATTACTTGATAGATTCAACTATTATTTGAAATCAGACTTTGTAAGTTTAAGAGGTTAACTATAAATCCAAAGTAAGCAGGTAAAAAACAACTTTAGACAACATTCAAGTGTCTAGTTTCTCCAGTGATGTTGCTTCTTCTGGCAGGTTTGTGCAGTACAGGTGAAATACACTGGCCACCTGTACGCTTGCAAGAAGCTGGATAAAAGACGTCTGAAAAAGAAAGGCGGTGAGAGAATGGCCCTTTTGGAGAAGCACATCCTGGAAAAGGTCAACAGTCGCTTCATTGTAAACCTGGCGTATGCATACGAAAGCAAAACCCACTTGTGTCTGGTCATGGACTTGATGTTTGGGGGAGACCTCAAGTTTCATATCTACGAGCTCGGGCAGAGGGGCATCTGCATGGAGCGCGTCGTTTATTACGGGGCCCAGATAATCGCTGGAATCCTGCACCTGCACGCAATGAACattgtgtatcgtgacatgaaGCCTGAGAACGTGCTGCTGGACGGCAAAGGCCGGTGCAGAGTGTCAGACCTCGGATTGGCCGTGGAGCTCCCAAATGGCAAAATGATCTGCCAGAAGGTTAGTAATGAACATGCATGCCCCATGTTAGATATCTACACGACAAAGTCTCTAGTTtctgcagaaaaagaaaataacttcTACTATCTTCCGTGGCATGCATTTATACGTGGCCTGTATTATATGCGGATCTAATTATCGCCTCATCTCTCTTTAATGCCACTACACAGTTCACTTGCTGCTGCAAGCAGCTTACCGGAAATAAAGATGATGGCTTCTCCAACAGTCAGCACAAAAAGCATGACCCTGCAGAACCCTAGTAAATCTCGTTAAAAAGGTCCCTGACCTTGTGCTTAGTTGGACGCAGGTCTGACCGAGCGATGCATGGCTGACTGATCAAAGCTTGTTCGCATTAGCTGACTAATCTTTACTAACACCAGATGTTTTTGACTGGTCACGAAGATGAGTCAAGAGATTCACTGCAGGCCTCGGCTCGGTAGCCTGGTAGCACGGGCTGTTGTCGAGTGTTCCCTTAAATCAAGATCATTGTACTAAAGACGGTGGAGATCGTTTGCTGTAGATCAAATGTCAAAGGATCACGGGAGACTGACCCAGGCACAACAGTCCAAACCTGTTACTCAGACCAAATAGCTGAATGTGAAGGTGGAAGTGAAGAACAGGGAGTTACAGGCAGGAAGAAGCTGCTATGCAAAGTCAAGGTAGATAACACAGAAACCAGATTGGTGGCCACAAAACCGCATACAACGACAAAACGGAAACTGTCAGGCACTGAATGAAGGGAAGGTAATCAGCTAAAAGTTCACGGAGCACAGGTCTGTAGTCATCAACACCTTACGCTATGGTTGAAAAACTTAAGACAGGAAATAGATGTATTCAGTAATCACAATGAACAGATGTTTCAAGTGTCAAATCAAAAAAATGTGACAAACCGCAGATGAGTTCAAGTAATTTATGTTAAAATTTGATCTCTAATTATGGAAATGATTTATTCTGTGGGTGTGTTGCAGATGTGATTACAGTTTTCCTCAACttctccttgtttttttttgtttggcttaGGACCCGTTCTGATCAAACATAGATGGCTGTGATCCTCTTTCGTTTGTTTCTTCTGTTTATTTGGGCCTGCAAAGGCGAGGATATGCACTGATCCACAAGTAAAAAGAGATAAATCGTGGCTAACCACAGAACAGTTAAAATGGCATTCCTAAATGTTGCCTGTAACGTTTAATTTTCTGTGTTACCCTCTATGTTTGTGAGGTTGCCTTTTGCAAGTCAGTGTGCATTCATTCCTCTTCCCGCCATCCCCCGCGTGTCGTAGGCTGGTACTACCGGTTACATGGCCCCTGAGGTTCTCAAGCAGGAGTACTACCGCACCTCCGTGGACTGGTGGGCTCTGGGCTGCAGCATTTATGAGATGGTGGCTGCTCGTCTGCCTTTCAGAGACTTCAGGGAAAAGGTGCAGAATGGCGAGGTGACCCGTCGCACTCTGGAGGATGAATGCAAGTTTGAACACGAGCAGTTTGATGCTCCCACCAAAGATATTATCAGGCAGTTCCTCAAGAAGAAAGTTGCGCATCGCCTTGGGTGCcggtaagaaaaaaacaagaacgcTGTCACTTGTATTTGAAAATATACTGTGATCCACTGATTGACATAGTAACTGTAGAGGAACTGGCCTTAATGGAGGCAAGAAATCCCTAAACGTTGTCAGGCCCCAGAGGTCCTtctgaaaaacacaaaaggtCAGTTTTTTCAGTCTCACCTGAAAACTAAGATGGCATAAAATACAGGTACTGTTATTCTTCTACaattaacatttttttctttttattgtcctgtggattttcactACCCGaagttttgtaaaaaaaaaaaaaaaaaaagaaagaaacaaaaatcacaGTTTGAACCGTTGACAACCTATTTATGTCTGTAGTTTGTGACTCTTGGACACAACTAACTCTCCAGACGTCATACCAGAGAAATAATGAATAATTAAAAAGTCTCTGGTTCTGATCTTACTGACacgttatttatttttaagacctacagcttcatttaaaaaaacaatcaacaacaacaaaaaaaaatactgactAAAAcctattattttttagcctCTGAAGGAACTACAAACGTGacattaaaatgaaatacatttaAGAGATGACATCTTTTACCTTTATTGTAAATGGGTGACTTCGCCCACATTGTTACCAGTAtttagaaaaaggaaaaaagagattgTTTGTTTGCAGCACGAGCATAACTCTTATTTTAAGATGCAGCGCTCACGTATGCAAAAGCTGAAGATGATGGAAACTATGCTGGAACCTACAATGGCTCACtcactttatttatacagtacCTATCAAACACAAGTGCAACTCAAAGTACTTTGCAGAACAAAAGGAATCCTAAAACAGCAACATTTCAGATCTGCTCAACACAGACTGcaacaggagatccttcctgcaCACAGTTGTATCTCTTCCAAGAAACTGAAACAGTGACAGTTGCTGCAGCATGCAGTATAATTTACCATTTGGGAATAGTAAAATGTTACTGGCCTGAACGGAGTCTGCTCAGCAGTCTGTGGTTGTTGTCTGATTCCCCTCTTTGTGATGACGTCGGTCAAGAGGAGCCAGATCTGGTCTGGTCTTCAAGAAGCTGGAACATGGACTCTGTAGAAAATTGTCCTGAATAAagctcccccccaaaaaaaaactcatCACGCATCAATGTTTTAATACATATATGACATGGTAAATGGACAACTTTGATGAAATTCTCCCAATCAAACTTaccattatatatatttatatatatatatatatatatatatatatatatatatatatatcttttctattttttcacccagtgctcctacctaagtgtcAGTCCCAGGCATTGCTCTCCCTCTGTCAAACCTGGGAGGGCTTTGCattgagctcaagtctcctcctttacttgaggagtgaggcTTTTCACCAGACAAAGGAACACGGTGATAGCATGCAACCTCCCCACAGAAAGACCCGTtcaccccacccagggtgtgggtgctgaagtcatgggggaagtaAACACACCCTCGACACCCACAGCGGCGAGAATggaaccttctagctgtgaggcggctgcactaccagctgcgctaCCGTGCCCCCAATAATTATTTCTAATGCAGCTATAAAAGGTCACATGCATCCATCAGTGGTTTCCACTTTTGTCCTTTATACTCTGACAGCGTACGTTTTCACATCATTGTATCTTTTACAGCCCATCTCTGCTTTGAAACAGTTTGGTGAATCTTCCTGTCACCAGTCACCAGTTAACGTCTGACTGTTATTATTCAGAGATTTTCTAAATATTTTCTTTGCttcaccacttttttttttagtggcataaaactttatatttgttcttttttttaagtgagtgaatgaaatccttttctttctactttttgttgtaaaataaaggttaaaacaatttaagatttaagtttttcatgcattttggaaAATTGACCGACTTTTCAGGACACAAGTTTAGTACAAAATGTATAGCTTTGATCATTCGTCACGTCACGTGAGCGTAGCCCTTTACAAACACATAGGAAAAGTCAAACATTGCCGCTTGGCAGTTTTAGAGcctttattgtaaagtgttactgTTAACTGATCTTGATATTTAACGCATGTGTCTGTTTATTCAACAGTAGTGGTGATGACCCCCGAACCCATGTCTTTTTCAAGAATATCAACTTCCACCGCCTGGAGGCGGGACTGGTGGAGCCCCCCTGGGTGCCAAAGCCCGACGTGGTTTATGCCAAAGACACTGATGAGTTACGGGACATCTCTGAGGTCAATGATGTCAAACTCGATGCCACGGACGACAGGTTCTTCAAGGCGTTCAGCACAGGTGCAGTCTCCACCCGCTGGCAGAAGGAAATGATTGACAGCGGCGTGTTTGATGAGCTGAACAACTCCGAACTGAACGGACACGTCCCCAAGACTCCCTGGAATTCCAGGACATGTGTCATTCTTTAAGCAACATCTCAGCAGACAATAAGACACAAGCGAGTGGAGCTGGGAGGTTGAATACTTGAAAGGTTGTCAAATCTAACTATTAATGAAGTGCCTTAGTTGAGATGCTGAACTTAGCTGCTCCGAAACGGTTCAGTCCCATCGCCTTTGTCCTGAAACGTCTAAGTATCAAAGACCAGGTGACGCTGCAAGGCCTGCACGCCACGCTGAACACCCGTCCCAGCAGTGAAGGAAAACCGCAGCATTTACACGCGGATGGAAACTCAGGCAGTTGCTTTATCCTCTGCCCTCTCCTCCCGGTGAGACAGTGGGTCCCAGAGCATTCATAGTTTCCATTACATCAACCCGGCCATTTTGGCAGACAATTGTTTACATGTGTTTGTAAACAAATTGCATTATGGTTGCGTTATGGCCACTGACAAGCAGCAGTATTATTATCACGGTTATCCACTGATTCCTGTGGTGACTGATATGTCACCACAGGAATCAGTGGGTGAGGGTGCCGCCTCATGAAAGTGCACGGTCTCacgttttgattgtttttgatttGATGCCTGTGTGAAGCACAAGTTCACCACTAAGTGCCGCCAGATACCCACCAAGTGCACTCGACCTCCTGCGTGCTCCTCATCATCCCCATTATCCTGACAATGTTGTTCAGGTATTTACAAGCATTCAGTGCTTTTAATAGGCGTTGCAGGAAGACACAAACTGTTTTTTCCCAGGaaagatttgaaaaagaaatgcaataaataaataaataaatatacaatttatatgttcttttttatgacccccccccctcacacacacacacacacacacacacacacacacacacacacacacacacacaaactctcCTCTCGTAAAAGTCAACCGTTAAACAACAGTTGAATCTTAGTGTCAACTAACAATTTAAACTCTTGATCCAAATATTTATAACAATTTTCCAGTTTATCTATAATAAAAACTTTGTACTGTAAGTTCATGCTATTAACCAACACCATCAGCTGTTTATTTATGATGTTGGCAAAGAAGCAAAACTGTTATCACGCTGGTTTACTGATTCTTTAGTTTACCATCATCACGGGAGCGTCACAGAAAAACCACTCATGTTCACTTTAACAATGTAAAATTGGCCAGACGAGGAAGCTGGAGTGGTCCAGGCAGCCCCAGAACAGGATGTGCACAGAAAGTCCCAAGCAAATACTGGACCCAGCAACCTTCTTGCTGCAAGGAATCGGTCCCAACCCGGACTCCGCGCTGCTGCTGCATGTATTTCCCTACTAATATAAACTTTCCTCATGATTATATCTAAAAATGTGATTTGCTTAATTTTACATGCTAATGATTTCAACTAATTCAACTCATTTTAAACTAATGAGTCCCTGCTTggcttttatttttccatttatgcattacttttacttttctaCTCAGACCATTTCAGGTCCCTCATTCCTTCCCTGGTTGGGTATCCCTACGTTAAAGATGATGATGCACTTGTGTCGCTTCTTCTCAATAAACCTtgatcacagtttttttttaaatacatttatttgtccAGAGATTGATTGGATGGAGTCAGAGGAGGTCTGACATACAATCTTGAGGTCAGGCCAAACTCACATACAGGATGTTTCATGCCGTACTTTGCACATGACACCTCTGTAGGCTTCCAGGATGCTCAAGGCGACGCACCTTATTTTTAACCAAATAAAAATGGACTTAATGCATATCTGTTAACGTCCACTCTGTGAGTGCTCAGTGCACATAACAATTATGTTTTTTGTTacatatcttttcatttttaagttATGCATTGAGTGTGTAAGAAAGGCGAAAACTTAacatgtttaaaggagcatgaggcaagaataagaaacagtgaagccggcatgggagaacgcgcatgcagcgtcatttgacgtcacatccgcaggacagcgcgggaaattcgggcccagaattgcaggaTCAATCGCATTTTGCaggacacagcctgttcaaggcaacggagagatacgctagagggctcattctgtTTGGtctggaacgcttcatctgacattattactagaaaacttaaaacgtatacgcatttttttcataaatcctgcctcatgctcctttaaaagaagcggcctgctcactcctcaagtaaggaggagacttgagttcagtgcagggccctcccggggttggtagaaggtgagcaatgcccaggtcacttaggtaggagcactgggtgaaaaaatgggaaaaaaacaggGATAAAAAACTGAGCATCTCAGACAGAGCATTTCCATgataaatcaatctttatttgtatcAAACATTTCAACGGCATGTTGACTAAAGTGTGTCACAGCTTTAAAAGGCCAATACATAAAGACAATGAAGCACATTCAAATGGCTAAATTGCAAAGGATCTACACTAACAAATGAGTCTTCACGGTTGAAATAGGAAAGAAGATGCTGagtcagaaataaagacaagttcTCCCAGTCAAAGATTTCGTTATCGGAGATTCATAGCTTTTACGTGGACCTTTCTGTCCGGCTGACAACTTCCTAGAGAAgatcatttttgaaaatgtgCATAGAGGTTTTTTCTGACAAAAATGGAAATATGCAGATATATGATTACAAAATAATTAGTGAACTGATGGAGAGGAACCATACCTCTTGATTGGTCCCATTCACTCAGCTGTCCTCTTCTTCTTTCACTCCCCAAGCATCGTGGACTTGGCCTGGTACTCATGTAACCACTCGAGGTCATCTCCTCTCCGAAGCTGTTCTCCAGATAAGGCACCTATACTACTCACAATTCCAACATTGTGTCGGTATTTAACGCGCTGGAGCGCTTCCTGTAAGTAATGAGGTACACTTAAACGTGTGTTGTGCTAATTCCTGCGAAAGTGTGACCTTACACCGGCTGAGAGGCGGTTACATTCACGGTTGACAGTCCTGAGATTAGAGGAGAGTTCACATGGAAATCCAAGGCGCAACCTGATCATCATCAACTGTGAGGGCAGAGCGGGGAGTTGACGATGGACTATGTGATGACAAGACAAACTGGGCAGGGTTTCCAGGAGCATGTTTTTACCAGGCGAGTACAAGCTGCTGCCAGGGTTCAGCTTCCGCTGCCGTCCACCACGCGCAGAAGCTGCACgcattttcacacatttacacTCACGCAAGTGTATACAGACTTCTGCATTGTCAGTTGCTTGTACACAAACTGACGCAACACTTTCATGTAGTTGgcgaaacacacacgcacacacagccaATCTCATTACCTCTGTAGGAGCATGGCATTTTAGAGATCAAAGCAGGACAGGATGTAATTTGGTATCTACGTTTGTTGCATGCCCATGCTCTGGATTCACATCAAAGGCTTGTGCCACACTTCAGTTCTGCCTTGGCATTCTCGGGATGGTATCACGCCGCTGATATTGCTGCTGCTTTCACCTCCTTTTGGCTCTGAGCGTGTGCATACATTTACGGGTTCATCTTGTCTGTGTGTTTCTAAAAGTATCAACGTTAAATTCACCCCGGTGTCGTTGCacctgtgtgggtgtgtaggtGAGAAAACGATTAACGGCAGACACAAAGAGGCCATTGTCTGTTGAGGGAAAACTGAGATCCAGCCATGTGGAGAGAATACAGAGGAagaggggcttttttttttgcctgctgTCTCTCACTCCAGGCTCGACTGAATGCTTTATATTTTGGGTTTAAACTCTGTTTTTCAGTGGTTTTCCACAAAATCGATCCGCCAGTGGCAATTTCCATGCTATCTCATGTCACAAAACTAGAGAAAAATCAGAATGAAGTACCAGATCAGAACCTGGAGCTCGTGGTGCTCAGCCATCACAGGGTGACACCACCAGTGCTCAGGAAGTGTTTTGGTTCAGTTTTATAAGCCTCATTGCTCGAATTCTTAACATTTCCAAAAATAAGTGCAATCCTGCACGGTGGTCCAAGAGAAACAGAGCGTGTGTCTGCCTGTGTGTGATGTTCCTCGCCGCTGAGGCCCAATGGGCAGTTTTCATGGCAGTCAGACCTCAGACTCCCTCCACTGCCAGGAGCTGTACGACGTCATGGACAGAGTTTAGTCAGAGATGCACACTCAACAGCCCCACTATGACATTTTTATGTGCACCATGTTTGATCCCTTTcctgggaagaaaaaaatcaccTGTCAATGTCATTAATCTCATGTTGGAcctcttttttctgcttcttATTTCGCAGCAGTAGAAAATGCTACCGTAGGGACCAAACTGTGGCAGAAatgtattttagttttcctgaaCATCTTGAACCATGACGACAATTGATGATGACTGCTTTGCACAGTCCATAAACCAATCTGTCATCTGTGGCGGTGAAGGTGAACTCAACACTTTTTACAAACTTATAGCTTTATACTCATTTCATTGAGGAAACTGttatatgttttcttttttgaagaCAATGTCATGCATTTCTGTGTAGAGATGCCCAGAGATGATTTTAGCCATCTAACGTTTTAGCAGCCTATACATTAATTATTGATGTTACAAGCCATTAAACCTTTACGTCCAGCTGCTTCTAGCTGGGATCACACAAAAACCTCTTAAACTGTTATCCTATGTCTCAGCAGCTCCATCACCAGCACTCTGACTGCCACATCCCTCTGGTCACCTGTCACCAGGAATAAAACGCTCCCCTAAAAGAAGAAAATCCCACAGATGGAGCTTAAAGTTCAAAACGTTAAAGCATCCTGAAACCGGAGTTGGCCGAGTGCAAAGCTTTTTGCTGTTCCTCGCCCCTCCACCGCGGGCCGATTGAAGTTCAGCACATCAAACAAAGAGGAGCCGTGTAAAGATACAGAATACCGTATCAAGAAAACTCTTTACAACTCTTCACCCTGGCCAGTGAAGGAAAAACCCAGTTGTGGTTAATGGACTTTAGTGACAGTTCTCCATGCTGCTTCTGAGATCACAAATCGAACAGGTTTTGGCATCTGTGTTTGTCTAAATGGCTCCGGCTCTTCGTGCACgtgggagtgtgtgtgagagagggaCAGAAGCGCTTAGAGACAGGTACGAAAGCAATCGCTTCTGCAGTGTTGGATGAGGGTGACACAAAAACAGAAATTTAAGCTGCGAGGGGGTATTGGTTTCTAAGAACGGATCCAGTTAGATTTAATTAGCTGCTCCTTATTGCATTCTTTGTTAGCAGTGTAATGTGACTGACAGTTGGTGCAGGAAGCAGCCCAGACTCAATCCAAGTCCATCTAtgcctagtgtgtgtgtgtgttcccatGCTGTCGCTACCTCTCAGTCTGTCAGTATCACTGagtctggtgtgtgtgtgtgtgtgtgtgtgtgtgtgtgtgtgtgtgtgtgtgtgtgtgtgtgtgtgtgtgtgtgtgtgtcacatcATCCCCTGACATCTGGGATGTGATAATACTCCTACTGGATGCAATTCTGAATGTGTAATAAAAGAAATGTGGAAAATTACaagtattcacacacacacacacacacacacacacacacacacacacacacacacacacacacacacacacacacacacacacacacacacacacacattactgTGTGTAGTTTCTTCACAGGTCCTTCAGGAAGCAAAAAGCACACATGTTCATATTCATATGCACCTTATCTCCTGCAGCCAAAGTTTGTGTACCGTACTTCTGTGTACTGACACTTTGTGGTTTTGCCTCAACTTTGTAATGAATGAAGTTTCctaatttctcccttttttttcttgcttaaaaagaaaaatactcgGACTAGGATGTACTTTGTCATTGAATAACTAAGAATCATCAAATAACTATTCGTATCCAGTTTTCTTCTTCTACACATTCAGAACTGCATCCACGACCTGTCTTTGTTGTCCTCGGGAGTGTGTGGCTTCTGCAACATAAGTAATGTTAGAGAAGatcatatatttttatcccgattttctTCCCCAtcatatcacccagtgctcctacctgagtaacagtcctgggcattgccatcctctaccaaccccgggagggccccgcactgagctcaggtctccttcttagtttgcatgttctccccgtgttcccttgggtagctaacgtgagctaccctcacaaaaacatgcaacagtcctgggctacacatgccccctctggccagccggggacagatggggtggggaggatctggctggaataacgtgatccttccacgcgctacgtccggccagagaaaccccaccctgtctggttgCTCACCTTCCTCCTGTCTCCTCCTACGGATTCACTCCAGTTTCTACTGTTTGAGtctgaatgaaaaagaaaagcagataTGGAGAGCGCAAATCAACATGACTCCATCACTTAGTTACTTCTTGTTATCAAAGCA
Proteins encoded in this window:
- the grk7b gene encoding rhodopsin kinase grk7-b; its protein translation is MSAVTSSMDDLLILDNLVANTAYMKAQQGDHKEWRVSLTLPSPKKTFPPLPAVEKTYESLCEQQPIGRKLFQQFLLTSNHQCVAAAEFLQELGEWSFAEDGAKDAAKRRILAKFCRPQSPTFLSYLTGQDTKMCMALSDRNLDNAAMDKIKEATRSFLKGKPFLEYLKSPFFYRFQQWKECEKERVTDKYFYTFRILGRGGFGEVCAVQVKYTGHLYACKKLDKRRLKKKGGERMALLEKHILEKVNSRFIVNLAYAYESKTHLCLVMDLMFGGDLKFHIYELGQRGICMERVVYYGAQIIAGILHLHAMNIVYRDMKPENVLLDGKGRCRVSDLGLAVELPNGKMICQKAGTTGYMAPEVLKQEYYRTSVDWWALGCSIYEMVAARLPFRDFREKVQNGEVTRRTLEDECKFEHEQFDAPTKDIIRQFLKKKVAHRLGCRSGDDPRTHVFFKNINFHRLEAGLVEPPWVPKPDVVYAKDTDELRDISEVNDVKLDATDDRFFKAFSTGAVSTRWQKEMIDSGVFDELNNSELNGHVPKTPWNSRTCVIL